In Cytobacillus luteolus, one DNA window encodes the following:
- a CDS encoding ABC transporter permease, which yields MFTAIFGAFESGIIYAIMAIGVYLSFRVLDFPDLTVDGSFVTGAAVAATLIVSGVNPFTATMLALVVGFIAGCITGIIHTVGKINALLSGILMMIALYSINLRIMGKSNVSLLNTDTMFTQVREAWEKTGIDAFFNQILTLVGLGDSLPRTWGILIFMIVVTLLLKFLIDRFLKTEIGLAIRATGDNQRMIRSLSANTNMMVIVGLGLSNAMVAFSGALIAQQGGFADVGMGIGMIIIGLASVIIGEALFGTKTIARTTLAVIGGAIIYRIVVTLALRVDFLEPGDMKLITATIVILALVMPKFLAHSRDKKRKAKKQSEALKFAAATSERGESNAAFKSDS from the coding sequence GTGTTTACAGCGATATTCGGAGCATTTGAATCAGGAATCATCTATGCGATTATGGCGATAGGTGTTTACTTATCCTTTCGTGTGCTTGACTTTCCAGATTTAACAGTTGACGGAAGCTTTGTAACAGGTGCAGCTGTTGCAGCAACGTTAATTGTAAGTGGGGTTAATCCATTTACAGCTACAATGCTCGCATTAGTTGTAGGCTTTATTGCCGGCTGTATTACTGGAATTATTCATACAGTAGGAAAAATCAATGCTCTTCTTTCCGGTATTTTGATGATGATTGCACTTTATTCTATTAATCTTAGAATAATGGGTAAGTCAAATGTATCTCTATTAAATACCGATACGATGTTTACGCAGGTTAGAGAAGCATGGGAAAAAACAGGAATTGATGCATTTTTTAATCAGATTTTAACCTTAGTAGGATTGGGTGATAGTTTACCAAGAACATGGGGAATTTTGATCTTTATGATTGTGGTAACCTTATTACTGAAATTCCTAATTGACCGTTTTTTAAAAACAGAGATTGGCTTAGCCATCCGTGCAACGGGTGATAATCAGCGTATGATTCGAAGTCTTTCAGCTAATACCAATATGATGGTAATCGTAGGGCTTGGACTCTCCAATGCCATGGTTGCTTTTTCAGGAGCTTTAATTGCACAGCAAGGCGGCTTCGCAGATGTTGGTATGGGGATAGGTATGATTATCATTGGTCTAGCGTCTGTTATTATTGGGGAAGCATTGTTTGGGACAAAAACAATTGCTAGAACTACATTAGCTGTTATTGGTGGAGCGATTATTTATCGAATTGTGGTTACACTAGCGCTTAGGGTTGATTTCCTTGAGCCGGGTGACATGAAACTAATCACTGCAACCATCGTAATTTTAGCACTTGTTATGCCTAAATTCCTTGCACATTCCCGTGATAAAAAACGAAAAGCTAAGAAACAATCAGAAGCCTTGAAATTTGCGGCTGCTACTTCCGAAAGGGGGGAATCAAATGCTGCATTTAAATCAGATTCATAA